A window from Gasterosteus aculeatus chromosome 14, fGasAcu3.hap1.1, whole genome shotgun sequence encodes these proteins:
- the prdm12a gene encoding PR domain zinc finger protein 12 — MGSVLPADALALKSGFKCPSRSLSDVITSDILHSFLYGRWRNVLGEHLAEERHSGSPKTAFTAEVLAQSFVGEVQKLSSLVLPSEVIIAQSSIPGEGLGIFSKTWIKAGTEMGPFTGRVLSPEHVDLLKNNNLMWEVFNEDGTVRYFIDASQEDQRSWMTYIKCARNEQEQNLEVVQIGSSIFYKASETIPPDQELLVWYGNTQNTFLGIPGVPGIDEEHLKKTRSEDSHPCEGPSSCSPPAATTTAGRMRCVICHRGFNSRSNLRSHMRIHTLDKPFVCRFCNRRFSQSSTLRNHVRLHTGERPYKCHVCQSAYSQLAGLRAHQKSARHKPAAHAADVTSKVSPPPPQMTAVPHQHQMPMVHHIPTMVL, encoded by the exons ATGGGCTCCGTGCTACCCGCCGACGCTTTGGCTCTCAAGTCTGGATTTAAGTGTCCGAGTCGCTCGCTCTCGGACGTGATCACCTCGGACATCCTGCACAGCTTCCTGTACGGCAGGTGGAGGAACGTGCTGGGCGAACACCTGGCGGAGGAGCGGCACAGCGGCAGCCCCAAGACCGCGTTCACCGCGGAGGTGCTGGCCCAGTCCTTCGTCGGAG AGGTGCAGAAGCTGTCCAGCCTGGTGCTTCCCAGCGAGGTGATCATCGCCCAGAGCTCCATCCCCGGGGAAGGCCTGGGCATCTTCTCGAAGACCTGGATCAAAGCGGGAACCGAGATGGGTCCCTTCACGGGGAGGGTCCTGTCCCCAGAACACGTGGACCTGCTCAAGAACAACAACCTCATGTGGGAG GTGTTCAACGAGGACGGCACGGTGCGCTACTTCATCGACGCCAGCCAGGAGGACCAGCGCAGCTGGATGACCTACATCAAGTGCGCGAGGAATGAACAAGAGCAAAACCTGGAGGTGGTGCAGATCGGCAGCAGCATCTTCTACAAGGCGTCCGAG ACTATCCCACCGGATCAGGAGCTTCTCGTCTGGTACGGAAACACCCAAAACACGTTCCTGGGGATCCCCGGAGTTCCAGGGATAGATGAAGAACACCTGAAGAAAACCAGGAGTG AAGACTCCCACCCCTGCGAGGGcccttcctcctgctccccacccgccgccaccaccacggCCGGCCGGATGCGCTGCGTCATCTGCCACCGCGGCTTCAACTCCCGCAGCAACCTGCGCTCCCACATGCGCATCCACACCCTGGACAAGCCCTTCGTCTGCCGCTTCTGCAACCGCCGCTTCAGCCAGTCGTCCACGCTGCGGAACCACGTCCGCCTGCACACCGGGGAGCGGCCCTACAAGTGTCACGTCTGCCAGAGCGCCTACTCCCAGCTGGCGGGCCTGCGGGCGCACCAGAAGAGCGCGCGGCACAAACCGGCGGCGCACGCCGCCGACGTGACGTCCAAggtgtcccctcctcccccgcagaTGACGGCCGTGCCCCACCAGCACCAGATGCCCATGGTGCACCACATCCCCACCATGGTGCTATGA